A region of Drosophila mauritiana strain mau12 chromosome 3L, ASM438214v1, whole genome shotgun sequence DNA encodes the following proteins:
- the LOC117141784 gene encoding uncharacterized protein LOC117141784, whose translation MSCLVGNGKRNSGSTLDEFDKVSTLANADDTECVSPDPGREPESNKPDSQTEPEPEPEFGHLNETRRKILDAIAALNDDSFDKRMARLLMQYEGAIREEFERAQYLPLKCRKLARILTGLTDVIHTMVQGRALQRDESYRQRMCNIVGFYISCELCSAQEPVEKEEVIINRINSCLKLYVEYGDGGAGVHREHVLRTLLAAPKLFNRASILSMLYSRLFPHWSVPSVMIQAELPDKLYIEYILIFYYWQRLESDESVKERIVQFAEKFMRPSRSLAIKSVYAHYLPKFTDQNSATRTILNHLRMSSCTSLHVVSKVDNRPPQSNEVVLSSDDEDSCPMWDISGTPTSSIYNHPPVFLQNLCQNARQLEPCKRANVLFSGIDNSMEIVELRDSDDDVEMFSVNFNVPANVDGINSNSNSNDSANQTSTTILGDDDSVPVTRIYPSNLRTYERTVLPPTTYTVPRIVNSYSCRRDSLHLVSTTAPHLVDQCVQTLDDEEQDLVEEDQYSGAHSHGFFPQSSNASYASGQRTPLYHCRQTSSQNSNCSESSLLKKQVTFSPRHLGATTPNAKTGASKKPSIKQYKPSSSKATESQRWKEEHRKASAKMFAKLDAKIKARSEAENATSQLTPTTSNASSSTPTKILATPTRIRSTQRGQRVALPTPPASTHSSSSPCQIRSASTDNHNSNADSDYSRRCFSKTAGDEVSYYNHLLTLQRENIRRRRLNNQKQKKNRKVSQKVQKKDDKPNMLKQATKRCRKLRALNAKRKNEVQQLEQDLDTIRKSAPHKLPIIRLKRCNLKSHKRSLRAEEAPSVQEDILSMNPDRELKEQKKAQKPKRKRHKKVQKEQENENDLREQEIIISQSQMVEEDKVEEHHAPEAPSEQQRELDLEHQQFLEEQLLQEQQQLAMHEEEHQQMDDEQESQESEVARLLEDQQPAEGIHLHVENETLAEKEQPLIENDDQEAEDQNQNEQLVEDQQRETDQQLSKDQPQEHDENHSLSQEQFDEQCTPTPNGKRRKRRRRFKGRCWTHVKNKKKKQWLIDYPFEFEADPALDTSPIQPEPAPDEQQDEPVTEPVAEPVADPVNEPVNEPVNEPVDEPVAEPVAEPVAEPVGEPIAEPTPEPAYDFDQDLVPDVGNELEIAAPIRVAEDEDSTAILSPSHNLELVTSHVPVYLLNGESRDVSTPLSTSSYSAGGSETYASSKELV comes from the exons ATGAGCTGCTTGGTCGGGAACGGAAAGCGGAACAGCGGCAGCACGCTGGACGAATTCGACAAGGTCAGCACGTTGGCCAATGCCGATGATACCGAGTGTGTATCGCCGGATCCGGGGCGGGAGCCGGAAAGCAACAAACCGGATTCGCAGACGGAGCCCGAGCCGGAGCCTGAGTTTGGCCATTTGAATGAGACGCGGAGGAAGATTCTCGATGCCATTGCTGCTTTAAATGATGATAGCTTCGATAAGCGTATGGCCCGGTTGCTCATGCAGTACGAGGG CGCCATTCGGGAAGAGTTTGAGCGAGCTCAGTATTTGCCCCTTAAGTGCCGCAAGCTGGCGCGAATCCTAACTGGCCTCACTGATGTCATCCACACCATGGTTCAGGGTCGAGCGCTGCAGCGGGACGAGAGCTACAGGCAACGCATGTGCAATATTGTTGGCTTCTACATATCCTGCGAACTCTGCTCCGCTCAGGAGCCGGTGGAAAAGGAGGAGGTCATCATCAACCGGATCAACAGCTGCCTGAAGCTCTACGTGGAGTACGGAGATGGTGGCGCCGGCGTCCACCGGGAGCACGTGCTGCGCACTCTGCTCGCTGCACCCAAGCTCTTCAACAGAGCTAGCATTTTGTCCATGCTGTACAG CCGCCTCTTTCCCCACTGGTCCGTACCCAGTGTTATGATACAAGCTGAACTGCCAGATAAACTCTACATCGAATACATACTCATATTTTACTACTGGCAGCGTCTGGAGTCGGATGAGTCAGTCAAGGAGCGCATCGTGCAGTTCGCCGAAAAGTTCATGAGGCCCTCAAGATCGCTGGCCATAAAAAGTGTCTATGCTCATTACTTGCCAAAGTTTACGGACCAGAATTCCGCCACGCGCACCATATTGAATCATCTGCGAATGAGCAGTTGCACAAGTTTGCATGTAGTCAGCAAGGTGGACAATCGACCGCCGCAGTCCAACGAAGTG GTGCTCAGTTCTGATGATGAGGACAGCTGCCCGATGTGGGACATATCGGGTACGCCGACATCATCAATTTACAATCATCCGCCCGTTTTCCTCCAGAATCTCTGCCAGAATGCTCGCCAGTTGGAGCCCTGCAAGCGCGCCAACGTTCTGTTTAGCGGCATTGACAACTCAATGGAGATTGTAGAGCTGCGCGACTCTGACGATGATGTAGAGATGTTTTCGGTGAACTTTAATGTGCCTGCCAACGTAGATGGCATCAACTCGAACTCCAATTCAAACGATTCGGCTAATCAGACATCGACAACGATCCTTGGCGATGACGACTCTGTGCCCGTCACTCGGATCTATCCCAGCAATCTGCGGACTTATGAAAGGACTGTGCTTCCACCCACTACCTACACAGTTCCGCGGATTGTGAACAGCTATAGTTGTCGCCGGGATAGTCTTCATTTGGTGTCTACCACGGCGCCACATCTTGTCGATCAGTGTGTGCAAACGTTGGACGACGAGGAGCAGGATCTGGTAGAGGAGGACCAATACTCAGGCGCCCACAGCCACGGCTTCTTCCCGCAAAGCAGTAATGCCAGCTATGCCAGCGGACAACGAACCCCACTTTACCACTGCCGTCAAACCTCTAGTCaaaacagcaactgcagcgagtCTTCGCTGCTAAAGAAACAGGTTACCTTCAGTCCCCGGCACTTGGGTGCGACCACTCCGAACGCCAAGACAGGCGCATCCAAGAAGCCATCCATTAAGCAGTACAAGCCATCTTCGTCCAAGGCCACAGAATCACAACGATGGAAAGAGG AGCACCGAAAAGCCAGTGCGAAAATGTTTGCCAAACTGGACGCCAAGATCAAAGCCAGGAGTGAAGCTGAAAATGCGACTAGTCAGTTAACGCCCACCACTAGCAACGCCTCCAGTAGTACACCCACAAAGATCTTGGCCACACCCACCCGCATCCGGAGTACGCAACGAGGACAAAGAGTGGCGTTGCCCACGCCGCCAGCTTCCACGCACAGTTCGAGTAGTCCCTGCCAGATACGAAGTGCATCAACTGACAACCATAACTCCAACGCCGATTCGGATTACAGTCGTCGATGTTTCTCCAAGACAGCTGGTGATGAAGTGAGCTACTACAATCACCTGCTAACTCTGCAGCGCGAGAATATCCGACGACGCAGGTTGAATaatcagaaacagaaaaagAATCGAAAAGTCAGCCAAAAGGTGCAAAAGAAGGACGATAAGCCTAATATGCTGAAACAGGCCACAAAGCGGTGTCGGAAGCTTCGCGCATTAAATGCGAAGCGGAAAAACGAGGTACAGCAACTGGAGCAGGATCTCGACACTATTCGGAAATCTGCACCGCATAAATTGCCCATAATAAGACTGAAACGTTGTAATCTCAAGAGCCATAAACGGTCACTCAGAGCTGAAGAAGCACCCAGTGTCCAAGAGGATATACTTTCTATGAATCCTGATCGAGAATTAAAGGAACAAAAAAAGGCGCAGAAGCCTAAGAGAAAGCGACACAAAAAAGTGCAAAAGGAGCAAGAAAACGAAAATGATTTGCGGGAACAAGAAATTATAATATCGCAAAGCCAAATGGTTGAGGAAGATAAAGTGGAGGAACACCACGCTCCTGAAGCGCCAAGTGAGCAGCAACGAGAGCTCGATCTGGAGCATCAACAATTTTTGGAAGAGCAGCTGCTacaggagcaacaacaattggCGATGCACGAAGAAGAGCATCAGCAAATGGATGATGAACAAGAATCACAAGAATCAGAAGTAGCTCGTCTGCTAGAGGATCAGCAACCGGCGGAGGGAATACATCTGCATGTTGAGAATGAAACGTTGGCAGAGAAAGAGCAACCTCTGATAGAAAATGATGACCAGGAAGCGGaagatcaaaatcaaaatgagCAGCTAGTGGAAGATCAGCAACGGGAAACGGATCAACAGCTGTCGAAAGATCAGCCTCAGGAGCACGATGAGAATCACTCACTCAGTCAAGAGCAGTTTGACGAGCAATGTACGCCCACACCGAACGGCAAAAGGCGCAAGCGAAGACGGCGATTCAAGGGACGTTGTTGGACGCACGTAAAGAATAAGAAAAAGAAGCAGTGGCTAATAGATTACCCATTTGAGTTCGAGGCAGATCCTGCGCTAGATACCTCTCCCATTCAACCTGAGCCAGCTCCAGACGAACAACAAGACGAGCCAGTTACCGAGCCAGTTGCTGAGCCAGTTGCCGACCCAGTTAACGAGCCTGTTAACGAGCCAGTTAACGAGCCAGTTGATGAGCCAGTTGCCGAGCCAGTTGCCGAGCCAGTTGCTGAGCCAGTTGGTGAGCCAATTGCCGAGCCGACACCAGAACCCGCCTACGATTTCGATCAGGACTTGGTGCCCGATGTGGGCAACGAATTGGAGATTGCTGCTCCCATTCGCGTCGCCGAGGACGAAGACAGCACTGCGATACTCTCGCCGTCCCACAACCTGGAACTGGTGACCAGCCACGTGCCTGTGTACTTGCTCAATGGAGAAAGTCGCGATGTCAGCACGCCCCTGTCCACCAGCTCTTACAGTGCCGGTGGATCAGAGACATATGCGTCTTCGAAGGAATTAGTTTAG
- the LOC117139163 gene encoding protein disulfide-isomerase, with product MKFLICALFLAASYVAASAEAEVKVEEGVLVATVDNFKQLIADNEFVLVEFYAPWCGHCKALAPEYAKAAQQLAEKESPIKLAKVDATVEGELAEQYAVRGYPTLKFFRSGNPVEYSGGRQAADIIAWVTKKTGPPAKDLTSVADAEQFLKDNEIAIIGFFKDLESEEAKTFTKVANALDSFVFGVSSNADVIAKYEAKDNGVVLFKPFDDKKSVFEGELNEENLKKFAQVQSLPLIVDFNHESASKIFGGSIKSHLLFFVSREGGHIEKYVDPLKEIAKKYRDDILFVTISSDEEDHTRIFEFFGMNKEEVPTIRLIKLEEDMAKYKPESNDLSAETIEAFLKKFLDGKLKQHLLSQELPEDWDKNPVKVLVSSNFESVALDKSKSVLVEFYAPWCGHCKQLAPIYDQLAEKYKDNEDIVIAKMDSTANELESIKISSFPTIKYFRKEDNKVIDFNLDRTLDDFVKFLDANGEVADSEPVEETEEEEEAPKKDEL from the exons ATGAAATTCCTGATCTGTGCACTTTTCCTGGCGGCGTCCTACGTGGCCGCTTCCGCCGAGGCGGAGGTCAAAGTTGAGGAGGGCGTTCTGGTGGCGACGGTGGACAACTTCAAGCAGCTGATTGCCGACAACGAGTTCGTGCTGGTCGAGTTCT ACGCCCCATGGTGCGGACACTGCAAGGCGCTGGCTCCCGAGTACGCCAAGGCTGCCCAGCAGCTGGCCGAGAAGGAGTCGCCCATCAAGCTGGCCAAGGTCGATGCCACCGTCGAGGGTGAGCTGGCCGAGCAGTACGCCGTCCGTGGCTACCCCACTCTGAAGTTCTTCCGCAGCGGCAATCCCGTGGAGTACAGCGGTGGCCGCCAGGCCGCTGACATCATTGCCTGGGTGACCAAGAAGACCGGCCCACCAGCCAAGGATCTGACCAGCGTCGCTGATGCCGAGCAATTCCTTAAGGACAACGAGATCGCCATCATTGGCTTCTTCAAGGACCTGGAATCGGAGGAGGCCAAGACCTTCACCAAAGTCGCCAACGCCCTGGACTCGTTCGTCTTCGGTGTGAGCAGCAATGCCGATGTGATTGCCAAGTACGAGGCTAAGGACAATGGAGTGGTTCTATTCAAGCCCTTCGACGACAAGAAGTCCGTGTTCGAGGGTGAGCTGAACGAGGAAAACCTGAAGAAGTTCGCCCAGGTGCAGTCTCTGCCCCTGATCGTTGACTTCAACCACGAATCTGCTTCCAAGATCTTCGGTGGCTCGATCAAGTCGCATCTGCTGTTCTTCGTGTCCAGGGAGGGCGGTCACATTGAGAAGTACGTCGATCCCCTGAAGGAGATCGCCAAGAAGTACCGCGATGACATCCTGTTCGTGACCATCTCGTCCGACGAGGAGGACCACACCCGCATCTTCGAGTTCTTCGGCATGAACAAGGAGGAGGTGCCCACCATCCGTCTGATCAAGCTGGAAGAGGACATGGCCAAGTACAAGCCCGAATCGAACGATCTGTCCGCCGAGACCATCGAGGCCTTCCTCAAGAAGTTCCTGGACGGCAAGCTGAAGCAGCACCTCCTTTCCCAGGAGCTGCCCGAGGATTGGGACAAGAACCCCGTCAAGGTGCTGGTCTCCAGCAACTTCGAGAGCGTTGCCCTGGACAAGAGCAAGAGCGTGCTGGTTGAGTTCTACGCCCCATGGTGCGGACACTGCAAGCAGCTGGCCCCCATCTACGACCAGCTGGCTGAGAAGTACAAGGACAATGAGGACATTGTCATTGCCAAGATGGACTCCACTGCCAACGAGCTGGAGAGCATCAAGATCTCGTCCTTCCCCACAATCAAGTACTTCCGCAAGGAGGACAACAAGGTCATCGACTTCAACCTGGACAGGACTCTCGATGATTTCGTCAAGTTCCTCGATGCCAACGGTGAGGTGGCCGATTCCGAGCCCGTCGAGGAgaccgaggaggaggaggaggcgccCAAGAAGGACGAGTTGTAA
- the LOC117139164 gene encoding peroxisomal biogenesis factor 3 produces the protein MLSRLQDFLSRHRRKFIVTGVLVGGTIFAARYAQRRFVEFQEKQAREFFERTRRTTHFESTEKTCNQVILGMGEEMCQAVLRECSTDELLEQLRQNPKNKLELWEDMKIVAFTRLATYVYASSMLVIALRVQLNLLGGYIYRDIMTEQKQVTDELKQQYLSLIRHFITESGIRDLARYIRTQVIAVTKTMPLSQQLSLSDLEQLFWSLQMAINADTRRDPNSRMSKYLLPSQNPSHSPLLQKMFNETLDLLESEDAVGVCSHNVSRGFVLACDAIAESMGETLQHLPQAQVQTQQEQNVKFNQAGSSGAGTSKIQNGLENNNLLNINRVLLALAKLIPIISGLTSRGFDATSRPHNLPTQLLTFYVVAEKTKTLGANVYESFSSA, from the coding sequence ATGCTGTCGCGCCTGCAGGACTTCTTGTCACGCCACCGGCGAAAGTTCATAGTGACCGGCGTTCTGGTGGGCGGCACCATCTTTGCGGCACGTTATGCACAGCGGCGATTCGTGGAGTTCCAGGAGAAACAGGCCAGAGAATTCTTCGAGAGAACGCGGCGCACGACCCACTTTGAGTCGACGGAGAAGACGTGCAACCAGGTGATCCTAGGCATGGGTGAGGAGATGTGCCAAGCGGTGCTCAGGGAGTGCAGCACGGACGAGCTGCTCGAGCAGCTGCGCCAGAATCCCAAGAACAAGCTGGAACTCTGGGAGGACATGAAAATTGTGGCTTTCACAAGGCTGGCAACCTATGTCTACGCCTCCTCCATGCTGGTTATTGCGTTAAGGGTCCAGCTAAATCTCCTGGGTGGCTACATCTATCGGGACATCATGACGGAACAAAAACAAGTCACCGACGAGCTGAAGCAGCAGTACCTCTCCCTCATCCGACACTTTATCACGGAGTCGGGCATCCGGGACTTAGCCCGTTACATTCGCACCCAGGTCATCGCAGTCACCAAGACCATGCCGCTCTCCCAACAGCTTTCCCTAAGCGACCTGGAGCAACTGTTTTGGTCCCTGCAAATGGCCATCAATGCGGACACTCGTCGGGATCCCAACTCGCGAATGAGCAAGTATCTGCTGCCCAGCCAGAATCCCAGTCACTCGCCGCTGCTGCAAAAGATGTTCAACGAGACCCTGGATCTGTTGGAGAGCGAGGATGCCGTTGGCGTTTGCTCGCACAATGTAAGCCGTGGTTTTGTGCTGGCCTGCGATGCCATCGCCGAAAGCATGGGCGAAACTTTGCAGCATCTGCCGCAAGCTCAAGTGCAAACGCAGCAAGAACAGAACGTCAAGTTCAACCAGGCAGGAAGCTCAGGCGCCGGCACCTCGAAGATCCAAAACGGTCTGGAGAACAACAACTTGCTGAACATCAACCGAGTGCTGTTGGCGTTGGCCAAGCTCATTCCTATCATCAGTGGTCTCACCTCGAGAGGCTTCGATGCCACTTCGCGACCCCACAATCTGCCCACCCAGCTGCTAACCTTTTACGTGGTCGCCGAGAAGACAAAGACGCTGGGGGCCAACGTCTACGAAAGCTTCAGCTCCGCCTAG
- the LOC117139165 gene encoding pyroglutamyl-peptidase 1: protein MASSDRKLIVVSGFGPFLGHEAVNASWEAVKLLPEILTHDGIEYDLEKRLVSVEYGAVDEAVAEIWKRQPYLVIHVGVSGVAKCVYIEKLAYNHKFRRADNCDKKLANGTCELPNNGHANVLKTELDVDKIVAVVNENCADCVAPTQQPPHNDNLKTLSATRASKNVGDFLCGYIYLKSLDMDRKRSLFVHVPPVDRPFSSVKTSEILFSIIEQCIQQVVAFDS from the exons ATGGCGTCGTCGGATCGAAAGCTCATTGTGGTCTCTGGATTTGGACCATTCCTCGGTCACGAAGCGGTCAACGCCAGCTGGGAAGCAGTGAAGCTGCTGCCGGAAATCCTAACCCACGATGGCATAGAATATGATCTGGAAAAGCGGTTGGTTTCGGTGGAATACGGGGCTGTGGACGAGGCGGTGGCGGAGATTTGGAAACGCCAGCCATAT CTTGTTATCCATGTCGGTGTTTCGGGCGTTGCCAAATGTGTGTACATCGAGAAGCTGGCGTACAATCACAAATTCCGCCGAGCTGATAATTGTGATAAAAAACTGGCCAACGGCACTTGCGAACTACCCAACAATGGACATGCAAATGTCTTGAAGACCGAATTAGATGTGGATAAGATTGTGGCGGTTGTAAATGAGAATTGCGCCGATTGTGTGGCACCCACACAGCAGCCGCCACATAATGATAATCTCAAAACCCTGAGCGCCACAAGGGCATCCAAAAATGTGGGTGACTTTCTCTGCGGCTATATCTATCTGAAGTCGCTCGATATGGACAGAAAACGGAGCCTGTTTGTCCATGTACCACCTGTAGATAGGCCATTTAGTAGTGTTAAGACTTCGGAAATACTATTTAGCATAATTGAACAATGCATTCAACAGGTGGTCGCTTTTGACTCCTGA